A window of Patagioenas fasciata isolate bPatFas1 chromosome 5, bPatFas1.hap1, whole genome shotgun sequence contains these coding sequences:
- the SPTSSA gene encoding serine palmitoyltransferase small subunit A — MALGSAWKQMSWLYYQYLLVTALYMLEPWERTVFNSMLVSIVGMALYTGYVFMPQHIMAILHYFEIVQ, encoded by the exons ATGGCGCTGGGCTCGGCCTGGAAGCAGATGTCGTGGCTGTACTACCAGTACCTGCTGGTCACCGCGCTCTACATGCTGGAGCCCTGGGAGCGGACCGTCTTCA ATTCCATGCTAGTTTCCATTGTTGGAATGGCGCTGTACACGGGCTATGTGTTCATGCCTCAGCACATCATGGCGATATTGCACTACTTTGAGATTGTGCAGTGA